One genomic segment of Brassica napus cultivar Da-Ae chromosome A3, Da-Ae, whole genome shotgun sequence includes these proteins:
- the LOC111214361 gene encoding DNA mismatch repair protein MLH3 isoform X2: MKTIKPLPEGVRHSMRSGIIMFDMARVVEELVFNSLDAGATKVSIFVGVVTCSVKVVDDGCGVSRDDLVLLGERYATSKFHDFTNVETASESFGFRGEALASISHISLLEITTKAVGRPNGYRKVMKGSKCLHLGIDDDRKDSGTTVTVRDLFYNQPVRQKYMRSSPKKVLESITKCVFRIALVHSDVSFSVLDIESDEELFQANPSASAFSLLMRDAGTEALNSLCKVDVTDGMLNVSGYISGPRDSFKALQYIYINSRFVSKGPIHKLLNNFAASFDCTDDWKLTDGLQTGRRNRLQSNPGYILCITCPRHLYEFSFEPSKTNVEFKNWEPILTLVERIVLANWKKDEGLEICDGGADLLAKGDRQDLTDGMGRLEKEWPESMEPTKKKLKRSNDETPSSFLFPPSADFKRDDGYLSQGKEEWSPKYEFGMRIQNLKEQDTVAEFDRQTACLLQSRDTDMQKNDEFPQVTDFLETRLVSGAKCSKQFLTRCQTSTPLNVNHGFMKDADVLNFQFEEVEDELDVSNCIGKHLLRGCSSRESLALHEPNLSRGEGYESGMRMKLDDKRSNSLIHVLETREGGSYCDVLSDTHEIHGMTRTPDCSLGSSWQDTDWFNPQHISDSTSVGIGEDFNINPVDIAEFRSYEDKFVKNRYSSSANVGRSGPGSYRLSSECSTVFSTSPSTAEWESDYQKGCQILEGSLKLGRMPDPGYFFSPANNFKFDHEAIPQIDCRKTSTDSFADMQNCTESGEKIFQSLWGHADNVGTEQHSTRTNKFSYRYGSKNNVGKRRSRRSRSAPPFYQEKKRFVSLSCRSDTKLKNSDPSEPDDLECLTQPCNGSILDDVSYDHLQEPGKSMSSASDLKASAGCSIVHSETRDEDGDEDLSSEENLDPVKSTTKWRHNCPVPQVAKESHELHDEDSVLDICSGLLHLRSDESLVPESINRQSLEDAKVLQQVDKKYIPIVTCGTVAIVDQHAADERIRLEELRKKVLAGEARTVTYLSANQELVLPEMGYQLLQSYSDQIREWGWICSINVEGSTSFKKSMSIIQRKPTPITLNAVPCILGVNLSDVDLLEFLQQLADTDGSSTIPPSVLRILNSKACRGAIMFGDSLLPSECSLIIEGLKQTSLCFQCAHGRPTTVPLVDLKALHKQITKLEPRQPWHGFERREITLDRAKSRVDEAKS; this comes from the exons ATGAAGACGATCAAGCCCTTACCGGAAGGTGTCCGTCACTCGATGCGATCCGGAATCATCATGTTCGACATGGCGAGAGTCGTGGAGGAGCTCGTCTTCAACAGTCTCGACGCTGGTGCGACCAAG GTGTCTATCTTCGTGGGTGTTGTTACATGCTCTGTGAAGGTTGTCGATGATG gaTGTGGCGTTTCCAGAGATGATTTGGTTTTGTTGGGAGAAAGATATG CTACGTCAAAGTTTCACGACTTTACAAATGTGGAGACAGCCAGTGAAAGTTTTGGATTCAGAGGAGAGGCCTTAGCTTCGATATCACATATCTCGTTGCTGGAAATCACGACTAAAGCTGTTGGGAGGCCTAATGGTTATCGGAAGGTTATGAAG GGATCCAAGTGTCTACATCTAGGAATTGACGATGATAGAAAAGACTCTGGCACGACTG TAACTGTCCGAGATCTGTTTTACAATCAACCAGTGAGACAAAAATATATGCGATCCAG CCCCAAGAAAGTGTTGGAATCTATAACAAAGTGTGTGTTCCGGATTGCGCTTGTGCACTCGGATGTTTCCTTCAGTGTTCTTGATATCGAAAG TGATGAAGAGCTTTTCCAAGCCAATCCTTCTGCTTCAGCATTTTCTTTACTGATGAGAGATGCAGGGACCGAAGCTTTAAACTCTCTTTGTAAAGTAGACGTTACAGATGGCATGTTGAATGTCTCTGGGTATATATCTGGTCCGCGAGATAGTTTCAAG GCTTTGCAGTATATAT ATATCAATTCAAGATTCGTAAGCAAAGGTCCCATACATAAGCTGCTGAACAACTTCGCTGCTAGTTTTGATTGTACGGATGACTGGAAGCTTACAGATGGGCTACAAACAGGACGACGTAACAGACTTCAATCCAATCCTGGTTACATATTGTGCATAACATGTCCACGTCATCTTTATGAATTCTCATTTGAACCATCAAAGACAAACGTCGAGTTCAAG AACTGGGAACCTATACTTACCTTGGTAGAAAGAATCGTTCTAGCCAACTGGAAGAAAGATGAAGGTCTTG AAATTTGTGATGGGGGAGCTGATCTACTGGCAAAAGGTGATAGACAAGACCTGACTGATGGCATGGGTAGACTTGAAAAAG AGTGGCCAGAATCTATGGAACCTACAAAAAAGAAGCTCAAGAGAAGTAATGATGAGACACCTTCTAGTTTTCTCTTTCCCCCGTCTGCTGACTTTAAAAGAGATGATGGTTATTTGTCGCAAGGAAAGGAGGAATGGTCTCCAAAATATGAATTTGGAATGAGAATTCAGAATCTTAAAGAGCAAGACACTGTAGCCGAATTTGACCGTCAGACTGCTTGTCTTCTACAGTCACGTGACACAGATATGCAAAAGAATGATGAGTTTCCACAAGTTACTGACTTCCTAGAAACAAGATTGGTTTCTGGCGCTAAGTGCAGCAAACAGTTTCTAACAAGATGCCAAACTAGCACACCTCTCAATGTCAACCATGGTTTTATGAAAGATGCAGACGTATTGAATTTTCAGTTTGAAGAAGTTGAAGATGAGTTGGATGTCAGCAATTGCATTGGAAAGCATCTTTTGCGGGGTTGCTCCTCAAGAGAAAGCCTAGCCCTTCATGAGCCTAATCTATCTCGTGGTGAAGGGTATGAATCAGGCATGCGTATGAAACTTGATGACAAACGAAGTAATTCACTGATTCATGTCCTAGAGACCAGAGAAGGTGGTTCTTACTGTGATGTTCTTTCCGATACTCATGAAATTCATGGAATGACCAGGACTCCTGATTGTTCCCTAGGGAGTTCATGGCAGGATACTGATTGGTTTAATCCACAACATATCTCAGATAGTACAAGCGTTGGAATTGGAGAAGATTTTAACATCAACCCCGTAGATATTGCGGAATTTCGTTCTTATGAAGACAAATTTGTGAAGAATAGGTACTCTTCCTCAGCCAATGTCGGGAGGTCTGGTCCTGGTAGTTACCGTTTGAGTTCTGAGTGCTCTACAGTGTTCTCCACATCTCCTTCTACGGCCGAGTGGGAGTCTGATTATCAGAAAGGTTGTCAAATTCTTGAAGGGAGTTTGAAACTGGGAAGGATGCCTGACCCTGGGTATTTTTTCAGTCCAGCTAACAACTTCAAATTTGATCATGAGGCCATACCTCAAATCGATTGCCGAAAAACCAGCACAGATTCTTTCGCAGATATGCAGAATTGCACTGAGTCAGGTGAAAAGATTTTCCAGTCATTGTGGGGGCATGCAGATAATGTGGGTACTGAACAACATAGTACCAGGACGAACAAATTTAGTTATAGGTATGGTTCAAAGAATAATGTTGGTAAACGAAGGTCAAGAAGAAGCCGCTCTGCTCCTCCATTTTATCAAGAGAAAAAGAGATTTGTCAGTTTAAGTTGTAGATCAGACACAAAATTAAAGAATTCTGATCCATCAG AACCTGATGATTTGGAGTGCTTGACACAACCCTGTAATGGCAGCATCCTTGATGATGTGTCATATGACCACCTACAAGAACCAGGGAAAAGTATGAGTTCGGCCTCAGACTTGAAAGCATCTGCTGGTTGCAGTATTGTGCACTCAGAGACCCGAGATGAGGATGGAGACGAAG ACTTAAGCTCTGAGGAAAATCTGGATCCAGTTAAATCCACAACGAAATGGCGCCATAACTGTCCGGTCCCTCAG GTTGCAAAGGAATCACACGAGCTTCATGATGAAGATAGTGTACTCGATATATGTTCAGGACTTTTGCACCTGCGATCCGATGAGTCCTTGGTTCCTGAATCTATAAACAGACAGTCCCTTGAAGATGCCAAGGTTTTACAACAAgtggataaaaaatatattccaaTTGTTACTTGTGGAACAGTTGCCATCGTTGATCAG CATGCTGCCGATGAAAGAATACGCTTGGAAGAGCTGCGTAAAAAG GTCCTGGCGGGGGAAGCAAGGACAGTCACCTATTTGAGTGCAAACCAAGAGTTG GTCCTACCAGAGATGGGTTATCAGTTACTCCAGAGTTACTCAGACCAGATAAGAGAATGGGGTTGGATCTGCAGCATTAATGTAGAAGGGTCAACGTCCTTTAAGAA GAGCATGAGCATCATTCAGCGGAAACCAACTCCAATCACACTTAATGCG GTCCCATGCATTCTGGGTGTAAATCTATCAGATGTTGATCTACTAGAGTTTCTTCAGCAG CTTGCTGATACTGACGGATCATCAACAATTCCTCCATCTGTTCTTCGAATCCTGAACTCCAAAGCATGTAGAG GTGCAATTATGTTCGGAGATTCTCTGTTACCCTCGGAATGCTCTTTAATCATCGAAGGATTAAAGCAGACCTCACTGTGTTTCCAG TGTGCTCATGGGCGACCAACGACAGTTCCTCTAGTCGATTTGAAGGCATTACACAAACAGATAACAAAGCTCGAACCAAGACAACCGTGGCATGGGTTCGAACGCAGAGAAATCACACTTGATCGTGCCAAGTCACGCGTAGATGAAGCTAAAAGCTAA
- the LOC106348138 gene encoding probable E3 ubiquitin-protein ligase ATL45, with translation MTRSSRFLGSATAPPPPQEILAAETDMVVILSALLCALICVAGLAAVARCAWLRRLTGVNSAAVGESPPPPSKGLKKKALQSLPKSTFAAADSPSSSAGDGDSSTECAICLTEFSDGEEIRILPLCSHAFHVACIDKWLTSRSSCPSCRRVLVPMKCDRCGHHASTAESHVKDHQDRSQFTPVIIPAFLP, from the coding sequence ATGACTCGCTCCTCTAGATTCCTCGGATCGGCGACGGCGCCGCCACCGCCGCAAGAAATCCTCGCCGCGGAAACCGACATGGTCGTGATTCTCTCAGCTCTCCTCTGCGCTCTCATATGCGTAGCCGGCTTAGCCGCCGTAGCTCGCTGCGCCTGGCTCCGCCGTCTCACCGGCGTTAATTCCGCCGCCGTTGGCGAATCTCCGCCGCCGCCGAGCAAAGGTCTCAAGAAGAAAGCGCTCCAGTCTCTCCCTAAATCCACCTTCGCCGCCGCAGACTCGCCGAGCTCCTCCGCCGGAGACGGAGACTCATCCACCGAGTGCGCCATATGCTTAACGGAGTTTTCCGACGGAGAAGAGATCAGGATATTACCGCTATGTAGCCACGCCTTCCACGTGGCGTGCATAGACAAATGGTTGACTTCTCGGTCGTCGTGTCCTTCTTGCCGCCGGGTTTTGGTTCCGATGAAGTGTGATCGGTGTGGACACCACGCTTCCACGGCGGAGTCTCACGTTAAAGACCACCAAGATCGTTCACAGTTCACTCCCGTCATTATTCCTGCTTTTCTTCCTTAA
- the LOC106348143 gene encoding 54S ribosomal protein L19, mitochondrial: protein MAAAAKDIVTRRAVAATIKLTVPAGGARPAPPVGPALGQYRLNLMAFCKDFNARTQKYKPDTPMAVKITAYKDNSFEFTVKSPSVSWYIKKAAGVDKGSTRPGHLTVTTLSVRHVYEIAKVKQTDPFCQYMPLESICKSIIGTANSMGIKIVQDLE, encoded by the coding sequence ATGGCGGCGGCTGCGAAAGACATCGTGACACGGCGAGCTGTGGCGGCGACGATCAAGCTTACCGTCCCAGCTGGAGGAGCACGACCAGCACCTCCTGTGGGCCCTGCGCTAGGTCAGTACAGGCTGAACCTGATGGCGTTCTGCAAGGACTTCAACGCGAGGACTCAAAAGTACAAGCCTGACACTCCGATGGCCGTGAAGATAACGGCGTACAAGGACAACTCATTCGAGTTCACCGTCAAGTCTCCGTCCGTGTCGTGGTACATCAAGAAAGCGGCGGGGGTTGATAAAGGGAGCACGCGTCCGGGGCATTTGACGGTGACGACGCTTTCCGTGAGACACGTGTACGAGATCGCGAAGGTGAAGCAGACGGATCCGTTTTGTCAGTATATGCCGTTGGAGTCGATCTGCAAGTCTATCATTGGTACCGCTAACTCCATGGGGATCAAGATCGTTCAGGATTTGGAGTGA
- the LOC106350467 gene encoding probable serine/threonine-protein kinase sky1, which translates to MSCSSSSGSEGEEEGFDSYRKGGYHAVRIGDPFSGGRYIAQRKLGWGQFSTVWLAYDTLSSSYVALKIQKSAQQFAQAALHEIEFLSAAADGDLQNTKCVVRLIDHFKHAGPNGQHLCMVLEFLGDSLLRLIRYNRYKGLKLDKVREICRCVLTGLDYLHRELGMIHSDLKPENILLCSTIDPCKDPVRSGLTPLLEKPEGNANGGGGSSTMNLIEKKLKRRAKRAVAKISERRVSMVGGEEASSKTEKSLDGIDMRCKVVDFGNACWADKQFAEEIQTRQYRAPEVILQSGYSFSVDMWSFGCTAFELVTGDMLFAPKEGNGYGEDEDHLALMMELLGKMPRKIAIGGARSKDYFDRHGDLKRIRRLKYWPLDRLLVDKYKLPEAEAKEFAEFLSPILEFAPEKRPTAQQCLEHPWMNVVSTQNNADNVESQMRNLHIKG; encoded by the exons ATGTCGTGTTCATCCTCGTCTGGATCAGAAGGTGAAGAGGAAGGCTTCGATTCTTACCGCAAAGGTGGATACCACGCCGTCAGGATCGGCGACCCTTTCTCCGGTGGTCGTTACATCGCTCAGAGAAAGCTCGGCTGGGGTCAATTCTCCACCGTCTGGCTTGCCTACGACACTCTCTCCTCT AGCTACGTTGCTTTGAAGATTCAGAAGAGCGCGCAGCAATTCGCACAAGCCGCACTCCACGAAATCGAGTTCCTTTCAGCTGCTGCCGACGGAGACCTCCAAAACACCAAATGCGTCGTCCGCCTCATCGACCATTTCAAGCACGCTGGCCCCAACGGGCAGCATCTCTGCATGGTGCTCGAGTTTCTCGGCGACAGCTTGCTCCGTTTGATCAGGTACAACCGTTACAAAGGCTTGAAGCTTGACAAAGTCAGGGAGATTTGCAGATGCGTGCTGACCGGTTTGGATTACTTGCACCGTGAGCTCGGTATGATCCACTCTGATTTAAAACCGGAGAATATTCTTCTCTGTTCCACCATTGATCCTTGTAAAGATCCGGTTAGATCCGGGTTAACTCCGTTGCTAGAGAAGCCTGAAGGAAACGCAAACGGTGGTGGCGGGTCTTCGACCATGAATCTGATTGAGAAGAAGTTGAAGAGGAGAGCTAAAAGAGCGGTTGCTAAGATATCAGAGAGGAGAGTTTCAATGGTTGGTGGAGAAGAAGCATCATCTAAGACGGAGAAGAGTCTTGATGGGATTGATATGAGATGCAAAGTGGTTGACTTTGGTAACGCTTGTTGGGCTGATAAACAGTTTGCGGAGGAGATACAGACGAGACAGTACAGAGCTCCTGAGGTGATACTTCAGTCTGGTTACTCTTTCTCTGTTGATATGTGGTCTTTTGGTTGTACTGCTTTCGAGCTTGTCACGGGTGATATGCTGTTTGCTCCTAAAGAAGGGAATGGTTATGGAGAAGACGAGGATCATCTTGCTCTTATGATGGAACTCCTAGGAAAAATGCCGAGAAAG ATTGCTATTGGTGGAGCGAGGTCGAAAGACTACTTTGACAGACATGGAGATTTGAAGAGGATCAGGAGGTTGAAGTATTGGCCGCTAGATCGTTTACTGGTGGATAAGTACAAGCTTCCGGAAGCAGAAGCAAAGGAGTTTGCTGAATTTCTGAGTCCTATTCTTGAGTTTGCGCCGGAGAAACGACCAACTGCTCAGCAGTGCTTGGAACATCCATGGATGAATGTAGTAAGTACACAGAACAATGCAGATAATGTAGAATCCCAAATGAGAAACTTGCACATCAAAGGGTGA
- the LOC106348141 gene encoding suppressor protein SRP40, whose product MEMSQLDSDLRLPPRKRLLAGYMKLNGIGSSSSSSSSTSPSAAFPSSSSTSNSIGSSSSSASTSRFHSVQNQSPEELVEAARSAAASAVKAAKAARAIANEKALSSSKAIAAAKRALELVDSFPKQAMADCNEKKHVSVVDNLSSKDLACRLQRAIEKRYPKVLATREENGQINKKQKTVADGGSSVTGYVNGIAGVVDSDSSYDGLESNRKAFKPDEVDWIRTPGKEQRRGRVKLKKFPLSICDSTDQENGISSCVSPPVQDLKAPECANQNKAIRS is encoded by the coding sequence ATGGAGATGAGTCAGCTCGATTCCGATTTGCGTCTCCCTCCTCGAAAACGTTTACTTGCTGGTTACATGAAACTAAACGGCATCggatcttcatcatcatcatcatcatctacgTCTCCTTCGGCTGCtttcccttcttcttcctcaacttcAAACTCAATCGGATCATCCTCCTCCTCTGCTTCAACCTCTCGTTTCCACAGCGTCCAGAATCAGTCACCGGAAGAGCTCGTGGAGGCAGCGAGATCCGCAGCTGCTTCAGCCGTTAAAGCCGCAAAGGCGGCTAGAGCGATAGCAAACGAGAAGGCGTTGTCTTCCTCAAAGGCGATTGCTGCCGCCAAGAGGGCATTGGAGCTGGTTGATTCTTTCCCTAAACAAGCAATGGCTGATTGCAATGAGAAGAAACATGTCTCCGTAGTAGACAACTTGTCTTCAAAGGATTTAGCGTGTAGGTTGCAGCGAGCTATCGAGAAAAGGTACCCTAAAGTCTTGGCAACTCGCGAGGAGAACGGTCAAATAAACAAGAAGCAGAAGACCGTAGCTGATGGTGGGAGCAGTGTGACCGGTTATGTGAATGGTATCGCTGGGGTTGTGGATTCAGACAGCTCCTATGACGGGTTAGAATCAAACAGAAAGGCGTTCAAACCGGATGAAGTGGATTGGATACGGACACCAGGGAAGGAGCAAAGAAGAGGGAGAGTGAAGCTAAAGAAGTTTCCTTTGAGCATTTGCGATTCTACCGATCAAGAAAACGGTATCTCCTCATGCGTGTCTCCACCAGTCCAGGACCTAAAGGCTCCAGAATGTGCGAACCAAAACAAAGCCATACGGTCATAG
- the LOC125607236 gene encoding uncharacterized protein LOC125607236, producing the protein MSKINILEYAALNLSGDNYLQRALDTKIILKSKDLGACITDGNESSEKDRYSAILIIRHHLAESLKDQYLTRTVLLPKVLYDWRNLRIQDFKSVDEYNSALFKIVSKLKLCGETITDADM; encoded by the exons atgtcgaaaatcaacattCTTGAGTATGCTGccctcaatctctccggagacaattacctTCAACGGGCACTTGACACCAAGATCATCTTGAAATCCAAAGACCTTGGTGCTTGTATCACTGATGGCAATGAGTCATCTGAGAAGGATAGATACAGTGCGATCTTAATCATACGCCATCACCTTGCTGAAAGTCTCAAAGACCAATACCTCACT AGGACGGTGCTCTTACCAAAGGTCCTATATGATTGGAGGAACCTAAGGATCCAAGACTTTAAGTCTGTGGATGAGTATAACTCGGCTCTATTCAAGATAGTCTCAAAGTTGAAACTGTGTGGAGAGACCATCACTGATGCTGACATGTGA
- the LOC111214361 gene encoding DNA mismatch repair protein MLH3 isoform X1, whose amino-acid sequence MKTIKPLPEGVRHSMRSGIIMFDMARVVEELVFNSLDAGATKVSIFVGVVTCSVKVVDDGCGVSRDDLVLLGERYATSKFHDFTNVETASESFGFRGEALASISHISLLEITTKAVGRPNGYRKVMKGSKCLHLGIDDDRKDSGTTVTVRDLFYNQPVRQKYMRSSPKKVLESITKCVFRIALVHSDVSFSVLDIESDEELFQANPSASAFSLLMRDAGTEALNSLCKVDVTDGMLNVSGYISGPRDSFKALQYIYINSRFVSKGPIHKLLNNFAASFDCTDDWKLTDGLQTGRRNRLQSNPGYILCITCPRHLYEFSFEPSKTNVEFKNWEPILTLVERIVLANWKKDEGLEICDGGADLLAKGDRQDLTDGMGRLEKDAEWPESMEPTKKKLKRSNDETPSSFLFPPSADFKRDDGYLSQGKEEWSPKYEFGMRIQNLKEQDTVAEFDRQTACLLQSRDTDMQKNDEFPQVTDFLETRLVSGAKCSKQFLTRCQTSTPLNVNHGFMKDADVLNFQFEEVEDELDVSNCIGKHLLRGCSSRESLALHEPNLSRGEGYESGMRMKLDDKRSNSLIHVLETREGGSYCDVLSDTHEIHGMTRTPDCSLGSSWQDTDWFNPQHISDSTSVGIGEDFNINPVDIAEFRSYEDKFVKNRYSSSANVGRSGPGSYRLSSECSTVFSTSPSTAEWESDYQKGCQILEGSLKLGRMPDPGYFFSPANNFKFDHEAIPQIDCRKTSTDSFADMQNCTESGEKIFQSLWGHADNVGTEQHSTRTNKFSYRYGSKNNVGKRRSRRSRSAPPFYQEKKRFVSLSCRSDTKLKNSDPSEPDDLECLTQPCNGSILDDVSYDHLQEPGKSMSSASDLKASAGCSIVHSETRDEDGDEDLSSEENLDPVKSTTKWRHNCPVPQVAKESHELHDEDSVLDICSGLLHLRSDESLVPESINRQSLEDAKVLQQVDKKYIPIVTCGTVAIVDQHAADERIRLEELRKKVLAGEARTVTYLSANQELVLPEMGYQLLQSYSDQIREWGWICSINVEGSTSFKKSMSIIQRKPTPITLNAVPCILGVNLSDVDLLEFLQQLADTDGSSTIPPSVLRILNSKACRGAIMFGDSLLPSECSLIIEGLKQTSLCFQCAHGRPTTVPLVDLKALHKQITKLEPRQPWHGFERREITLDRAKSRVDEAKS is encoded by the exons ATGAAGACGATCAAGCCCTTACCGGAAGGTGTCCGTCACTCGATGCGATCCGGAATCATCATGTTCGACATGGCGAGAGTCGTGGAGGAGCTCGTCTTCAACAGTCTCGACGCTGGTGCGACCAAG GTGTCTATCTTCGTGGGTGTTGTTACATGCTCTGTGAAGGTTGTCGATGATG gaTGTGGCGTTTCCAGAGATGATTTGGTTTTGTTGGGAGAAAGATATG CTACGTCAAAGTTTCACGACTTTACAAATGTGGAGACAGCCAGTGAAAGTTTTGGATTCAGAGGAGAGGCCTTAGCTTCGATATCACATATCTCGTTGCTGGAAATCACGACTAAAGCTGTTGGGAGGCCTAATGGTTATCGGAAGGTTATGAAG GGATCCAAGTGTCTACATCTAGGAATTGACGATGATAGAAAAGACTCTGGCACGACTG TAACTGTCCGAGATCTGTTTTACAATCAACCAGTGAGACAAAAATATATGCGATCCAG CCCCAAGAAAGTGTTGGAATCTATAACAAAGTGTGTGTTCCGGATTGCGCTTGTGCACTCGGATGTTTCCTTCAGTGTTCTTGATATCGAAAG TGATGAAGAGCTTTTCCAAGCCAATCCTTCTGCTTCAGCATTTTCTTTACTGATGAGAGATGCAGGGACCGAAGCTTTAAACTCTCTTTGTAAAGTAGACGTTACAGATGGCATGTTGAATGTCTCTGGGTATATATCTGGTCCGCGAGATAGTTTCAAG GCTTTGCAGTATATAT ATATCAATTCAAGATTCGTAAGCAAAGGTCCCATACATAAGCTGCTGAACAACTTCGCTGCTAGTTTTGATTGTACGGATGACTGGAAGCTTACAGATGGGCTACAAACAGGACGACGTAACAGACTTCAATCCAATCCTGGTTACATATTGTGCATAACATGTCCACGTCATCTTTATGAATTCTCATTTGAACCATCAAAGACAAACGTCGAGTTCAAG AACTGGGAACCTATACTTACCTTGGTAGAAAGAATCGTTCTAGCCAACTGGAAGAAAGATGAAGGTCTTG AAATTTGTGATGGGGGAGCTGATCTACTGGCAAAAGGTGATAGACAAGACCTGACTGATGGCATGGGTAGACTTGAAAAAG ATGCAGAGTGGCCAGAATCTATGGAACCTACAAAAAAGAAGCTCAAGAGAAGTAATGATGAGACACCTTCTAGTTTTCTCTTTCCCCCGTCTGCTGACTTTAAAAGAGATGATGGTTATTTGTCGCAAGGAAAGGAGGAATGGTCTCCAAAATATGAATTTGGAATGAGAATTCAGAATCTTAAAGAGCAAGACACTGTAGCCGAATTTGACCGTCAGACTGCTTGTCTTCTACAGTCACGTGACACAGATATGCAAAAGAATGATGAGTTTCCACAAGTTACTGACTTCCTAGAAACAAGATTGGTTTCTGGCGCTAAGTGCAGCAAACAGTTTCTAACAAGATGCCAAACTAGCACACCTCTCAATGTCAACCATGGTTTTATGAAAGATGCAGACGTATTGAATTTTCAGTTTGAAGAAGTTGAAGATGAGTTGGATGTCAGCAATTGCATTGGAAAGCATCTTTTGCGGGGTTGCTCCTCAAGAGAAAGCCTAGCCCTTCATGAGCCTAATCTATCTCGTGGTGAAGGGTATGAATCAGGCATGCGTATGAAACTTGATGACAAACGAAGTAATTCACTGATTCATGTCCTAGAGACCAGAGAAGGTGGTTCTTACTGTGATGTTCTTTCCGATACTCATGAAATTCATGGAATGACCAGGACTCCTGATTGTTCCCTAGGGAGTTCATGGCAGGATACTGATTGGTTTAATCCACAACATATCTCAGATAGTACAAGCGTTGGAATTGGAGAAGATTTTAACATCAACCCCGTAGATATTGCGGAATTTCGTTCTTATGAAGACAAATTTGTGAAGAATAGGTACTCTTCCTCAGCCAATGTCGGGAGGTCTGGTCCTGGTAGTTACCGTTTGAGTTCTGAGTGCTCTACAGTGTTCTCCACATCTCCTTCTACGGCCGAGTGGGAGTCTGATTATCAGAAAGGTTGTCAAATTCTTGAAGGGAGTTTGAAACTGGGAAGGATGCCTGACCCTGGGTATTTTTTCAGTCCAGCTAACAACTTCAAATTTGATCATGAGGCCATACCTCAAATCGATTGCCGAAAAACCAGCACAGATTCTTTCGCAGATATGCAGAATTGCACTGAGTCAGGTGAAAAGATTTTCCAGTCATTGTGGGGGCATGCAGATAATGTGGGTACTGAACAACATAGTACCAGGACGAACAAATTTAGTTATAGGTATGGTTCAAAGAATAATGTTGGTAAACGAAGGTCAAGAAGAAGCCGCTCTGCTCCTCCATTTTATCAAGAGAAAAAGAGATTTGTCAGTTTAAGTTGTAGATCAGACACAAAATTAAAGAATTCTGATCCATCAG AACCTGATGATTTGGAGTGCTTGACACAACCCTGTAATGGCAGCATCCTTGATGATGTGTCATATGACCACCTACAAGAACCAGGGAAAAGTATGAGTTCGGCCTCAGACTTGAAAGCATCTGCTGGTTGCAGTATTGTGCACTCAGAGACCCGAGATGAGGATGGAGACGAAG ACTTAAGCTCTGAGGAAAATCTGGATCCAGTTAAATCCACAACGAAATGGCGCCATAACTGTCCGGTCCCTCAG GTTGCAAAGGAATCACACGAGCTTCATGATGAAGATAGTGTACTCGATATATGTTCAGGACTTTTGCACCTGCGATCCGATGAGTCCTTGGTTCCTGAATCTATAAACAGACAGTCCCTTGAAGATGCCAAGGTTTTACAACAAgtggataaaaaatatattccaaTTGTTACTTGTGGAACAGTTGCCATCGTTGATCAG CATGCTGCCGATGAAAGAATACGCTTGGAAGAGCTGCGTAAAAAG GTCCTGGCGGGGGAAGCAAGGACAGTCACCTATTTGAGTGCAAACCAAGAGTTG GTCCTACCAGAGATGGGTTATCAGTTACTCCAGAGTTACTCAGACCAGATAAGAGAATGGGGTTGGATCTGCAGCATTAATGTAGAAGGGTCAACGTCCTTTAAGAA GAGCATGAGCATCATTCAGCGGAAACCAACTCCAATCACACTTAATGCG GTCCCATGCATTCTGGGTGTAAATCTATCAGATGTTGATCTACTAGAGTTTCTTCAGCAG CTTGCTGATACTGACGGATCATCAACAATTCCTCCATCTGTTCTTCGAATCCTGAACTCCAAAGCATGTAGAG GTGCAATTATGTTCGGAGATTCTCTGTTACCCTCGGAATGCTCTTTAATCATCGAAGGATTAAAGCAGACCTCACTGTGTTTCCAG TGTGCTCATGGGCGACCAACGACAGTTCCTCTAGTCGATTTGAAGGCATTACACAAACAGATAACAAAGCTCGAACCAAGACAACCGTGGCATGGGTTCGAACGCAGAGAAATCACACTTGATCGTGCCAAGTCACGCGTAGATGAAGCTAAAAGCTAA